In Drosophila yakuba strain Tai18E2 chromosome 2R, Prin_Dyak_Tai18E2_2.1, whole genome shotgun sequence, a single genomic region encodes these proteins:
- the LOC6529914 gene encoding uncharacterized protein LOC6529914, producing MWPHRHQRHLLTAAATLCCLVGIIVQPVLSDEPPIPTSSSTPPSSATAAADLPQNFTAEAAGTEALSDSSGKELNKQPAGQLIREVIEGPNLADKVQKDLDLERELKRERVVPTIELETETEFVGVPGFLPTVLPPKDSDSPTNGHGYIQFDINDELPVEVARRQRPIEQTVTRSRTETVNEVLSNLFPKGFSDIFRFSGNTESSTTTSTTTNKAVVRPTVVDVISTTEAASTEKQTEPPAPNATYYSYHTTVTKEYRRELGPGHTEIVVEQIRDPGFRDGSNHISRDELLRINRAAVAAPVLPSVLLQPEGDDNETLVAAESSPIVILGEHDAELEEGQEINDNQIAETRHVGREAYQQRVPAPTFNGIESYANQKGPGQDQEINVHIVHDGPLGKPQQAEAKAHKEPQSQAPQQALDHFQAHSEQRFQQHHPSQEAPSRQFLKSFNPIVSGSGDGPLPKGSFHYEVQNPPQRPSPRTPTEGDYAGQFVKPAAQLTYQQELSQVIPQEQKHPQPQQQSELLHTKAISSPSPEVHQYSGYAGPTPVSATPNSLVFVTLNTPSPPHASPAPSIAHAPLEPGVQITVNHPSPHNYVAEAHAEPSQHNIQHAPAPATAPVPKKSSPYTFVEVQKSVNIHNKLITEKDGRLVEQHETIYPQPYLQNHLSQAPDPPKSYASLAKNPIHVEYDSSPQEVAISHASIHLDTDHAGKAAPGPNEQTVHPGPVYMQPDQHQIHQDHHIVHHEHQLEHEPSLHQDHLEHHDHSHLQPYHVEKHEDHDHQVVEKHIPIPYAVPQPVPVPVHVEHYVDRPYPVETIVEHPVPYPVERVVEKIVEKHVPVEVERIVEKPVHVEKIVEKFVDRPMAIPIHVPVAIHMPMPPGHSSLSFPHYTHPNSLTPWSHSIAHIPPKVLQNYYTRMLKKLLPQLTAKTPIPQSPKAVKLSKPVAAIKQPVKPVRGEAPKVATFSLADMKFDLRPPPPPQGSPWLQGSRYIYNTLPVDLATAAASAPAQMVKSYIGPVPATTSGSSVVGDSPLTSEFDEFQRWRNGHSLKRSPDFGRNLQLEYGFKPPLVPSMEIDDKGNPLKQAEPSETQ from the exons ATGTGGCCCCACCGCCACCAACGACATCTGCTAACGGCGGCAGCCACGCTCTGCTGTCTCGTGGGCATCATCGTCCAGCCAGTCCTCTCGGATGAGCCCCCCATCCCCACATCCTCATCAACACCCCCATCCTCAGCAACAGCCGCAGCCGATCTCCCCCAGAATTTCACGGCGGAGGCAGCGGGCACTGAAGCCCTGAGTGACAGCAGCGGCAAGGAG CTTAATAAGCAGCCAGCCGGGCAACTCATCCGCGAGGTCATCGAAGGTCCAAACTTAGCCGACAAAGTGCAGaaggatctggatctggagaGGGAACTGAAACGGGAACGGGTTGTCCCGACTATAGAACTGGAAACTGAAACGGAGTTCGTGGG TGTTCCAGGCTTTCTGCCCACTGTTCTACCTCCCAAAGATTCGGACAGTCCCACCAATGGGCATGGCTACATCCAGTTTGATATCAACGATGAGCTGCCCGTGGAAGTGGCACGTCGACAAAGACCCATTGAGCAAACAGTCACCCGCTCGCGAACGGAAACCGTCAACGAGGTGCTGTCCAATCTGTTCCCCAAGGGATTCTCGGACATTTTCCGATTTAGTGGCAACACAGAGTCGTCCACCACCACATCCACGACCACGAATAAGGCGGTGGTGCGCCCCACAGTGGTAGATGTGATCAGCACCACGGAGGCGGCCAGCACTGAAAAGCAAACGGAGCCACCAGCCCCGAATGCCACCTACTACAGTTACCATACCACCGTGACGAAGGAATACCGCCGGGAATTGGGACCAGGACACACGGAGATCGTGGTGGAGCAGATTAGGGATCCAGGCTTTCGAGACGGCAGTAACCACATTTCCCGAGATGAGCTGCTCAGGATCAATCGAGCTGCAGTGGCGGCTCCAGTGCTGCCCAGTGTGCTACTCCAACCGGAGGGCGACGACAACGAGACTCTGGTGGCGGCAGAAAGTTCTCCAATTGTCATCCTGGGCGAACACGATGCGGAACTGGAAGAGGGACAGGAGATCAATGATAACCAGATAGCGGAGACACGCCACGTGGGCAGGGAGGCCTACCAGCAGCGAGTGCCAGCTCCAACGTTCAATGGCATCGAGAGCTACGCCAACCAAAAGGGTCCCGGCCAGGATCAGGAGATCAATGTGCACATTGTGCACGACGGGCCACTGGGAAAACCTCAGCAGGCAGAGGCAAAG GCACACAAGGAGCCCCAGTCGCAGGCTCCGCAGCAGGCCTTGGATCACTTCCAGGCGCACAGTGAGCAGAGGTTCCAGCAGCACCATCCAAGTCAAGAGGCACCCTCACGGCAATTCCTCAAGAGCTTCAATCCCATTGTCTCGGGCAGTGGTGACGGGCCCCTTCCGAAGGGCAGTTTCCACTACGAGGTGCAGAATCCTCCGCAGCGACCGAGTCCACGGACGCCGACGGAAGGAGACTACGCCGGCCAATTTGTGAAGCCTGCTGCCCAGTTGACCTACCAACAGGAGCTCAGCCAGGTGATTCCACAAGAGCAGAAGCATccacagccgcagcagcagtcggAGTTGCTGCACACCAAGGCCATATCCTCGCCCTCGCCGGAAGTCCACCAATATTCTGGCTATGCAGGTCCAACGCCCGTTTCCGCCACCCCAAATAGTCTGGTGTTTGTGACCCTGAACACTCCCAGTCCACCCCATGCCTCGCCGGCACCATCCATTGCGCATGCGCCACTAGAGCCAGGAGTCCAGATCACGGTGAATCACCCCTCTCCCCATAACTACGTGGCGGAGGCTCATGCCGAACCCTCGCAGCACAATATCCAACATGCTCCGGCGCCGGCTACAGCTCCAGTTCCAAAGAAGTCCAGTCCATACACCTTTGTGGAGGTTCAGAAGTCCGTCAACATCCACAACAAGCTGATCACGGAGAAGGATGGAAGACTGGTGGAACAGCACGAGACCATTTACCCTCAGCCATATTTGCAAAATCACCTGTCCCAGGCTCCTGATCCGCCCAAGAGCTATGCATCTCTGGCCAAAAATCCCATTCACGTGGAGTACGACAGTTCGCCCCAGGAGGTGGCCATCTCACACGCCTCCATCCACTTGGATACAGATCATGCCGGAAAGGCAGCTCCAGGACCTAATGAACAAACTGTTCACCCAGGTCCAGTTTATATGCAACCAGACCAACACCAGATTCATCAAGATCATCACATAGTCCATCATGAGCATCAGCTAGAGCATGAGCCTTCCTTGCATCAAGATCACCTGGAGCATCATGATCACTCCCACCTTCAACCATATCACGTGGAAAAGCATGAAGACCACGATCATCAGGTGGTGGAGAAGCACATACCCATTCCCTATGCCGTTCCACAACCTGTGCCCGTGCCTGTCCACGTGGAGCACTACGTGGATCGACCCTATCCAGTGGAGACCATTGTCGAGCATCCCGTTCCATATCCCGTGGAGCGGGTGGTGGAGAAGATCGTCGAGAAGCATGTGCCCGTGGAGGTGGAGCGCATTGTGGAGAAGCCCGTGCATGTGGAGAAGATTGTGGAGAAGTTCGTAGACCGCCCGATGGCAATTCCGATCCATGTGCCCGTGGCCATTCACATGCCCATGCCGCCGGGCCACTCCTCCCTGTCATTTCCCCACTACACCCATCCCAATTCCCTGACGCCCTGGTCCCACTCCATCGCCCACATTCCACCGAAGGTGCTGCAGAACTACTACACCCGCATGCTAAAGAAGTTGCTGCCACAGCTCACTGCCAAAACGCCCATTCCGCAATCCCCCAAAGCGGTCAAGTTGAGCAAGCCggtggcggccatcaagcAGCCGGTGAAACCCGTGAGGGGGGAGGCGCCTAAGGTCGCCACCTTCAGCTTGGCTGACATGAAATTCGACCTACGACCCCCACCGCCACCGCAGGGCTCGCCTTGGTTGCAGGGATCCCGCTACATCTACAATACCCTGCCCGTCGATTTGGCCACCGCCGCGGCCTCGGCTCCCGCCCAAATGGTTAAGTCCTACATTGGCCCCGTTCCAGCGACGACATCTGGCAGCTCCGTCGTGGGAGATTCCCCGCTGACCAGCGAGTTCGATGAGTTCCAGCGATGGCGCAACGGGCACTCCCTGAAACGCAGTCCCGACTTTGGGCGCAATCTTCAGTTGGAGTACGGATTCAAGCCCCCTTTGGTGCCGTCCATGGAGATCGACGACAAGGGGAATCCCCTCAAGCAGGCCGAGCCATCGGAGACGCAGTGA